The Ipomoea triloba cultivar NCNSP0323 chromosome 13, ASM357664v1 genomic interval AGTACGGTGTAATGCCTGGCAACTGGCCGATTTCAAGGCCTGGGATGCTTCCGGGTTCATATATCCCGGGGGCATATAGTCCTATGCTGCTTCCCCCCGGGATGGTTGCAGTTCCAGGGGGTTGGACCCCATATCCGGTAGACATTTATAACTTTACACTATTTATGTTGTTGAATTAGAGTTTACTTGCTAGTTGCTACTACCTCATCTTTATGATATAAATTCTGTCACATAGGCACCCGTTAATCCTGTTGCCTCCCCAAGTACCCAACCTGCTGGACCTGGACCAGTATATGGCTTAACACAATTAGCTCCTTCAGCACCTCCCTATTCTGCTGGAGCGTACATGTCAGTTGGTTCTTCTGCTGGTCCTTCGGGAGGCAACCAGAAAGAACACGCGTATCCTCAAAGGCCTGGGCAGCCAGAATGTCAACACTACATGAAAACTGGGGAGTGTAAATTTGGATCTTCATGTAGATACCATCATCCACTAGAATTCAGTGAGACAAAGACAAATTTTCTGCTTAGTCTGATGGGTCTTCCTCTACGCCCGGTAAGGCATCTCAATATGCAGTCTGATCAATAAATACAACTACTAATACTGATCAACTAGTACAACTACCAGACATTGCATTGTTACTAAGAGGCCATGCTATTACTGAGTTAATTGTTAAAATGCTAAAACTTAATTGGTTAGTTTGGTCCAAGTATATGCATCAACTGCAAAATAAATGCCTTTATAACATGCAAATTTGTGAAGTGTATGACAATGATTAGTCCTATAATTACTTAGCATATTAAACCTCTAATGATTGTTGCCAATATTCTAAGTTTGGATATAATTTGGTTAGAGGAGGATAAATGGAAAAAAGTTGAACTATTTAcatctaccataaaaattttcCTCTTGAAATTGTATATGTATAAAATGTATGGTCAAATATTATTCAGAAGAACACTATAATTACTTAAATATTAGTCCTCTAAATGATGAATGCCAATAGCCGTGTGTGGATTGAACTTGAGTAGAGGAAGTCAGGAAGATAAgtggaaaaaaatgaaatcttATCATTCAACCCCAATCACCACTTCTCAATTAATTTACCATTGCTCTTAGTTTCTTTTGTAACGAGTACCATTCTAAAGTACCTCCTAAAGGGATAAGCAATATAGGAAACTCTAGTCCTATGCACATTTGCTTTTATCTTTGTTAAATCAGTAATCTGAACTAATGTTGGCCCAAAATGtagtacaaatttaaaaatatgtactCTAACTTTGTAGCACTAACATGTTTCTAAAGTAATCGTTACTTCTCAATGTTTATGGAATGATCCCTTTGTATTGCTTTCCCTTGTAATCATGTTAAAAAGTCTTCTTAAATGGTACATAATTGTAATTTTCAATGCAGAATCGTCCCTTTTTGTCAATTAGTAAACCTGTTTGAAGcttttaattattactaaactAGTTTGACAGTGCTTGAATTATCCAAGGCCAGAAATATAGCTTAACTCTTGTGTAAATGGCAGACAGGTTAAATGTGGACTGAATATATTTGCAGATAATTTGCCCTAGCTCTTTTACATGCAGTGTTATCTCTCTTTTGTGCATATGACTGGAACATTCTTATTCTTCGGTTCCCAGAGTTTGGTGACATTCTCTTTCTATTTGTAAAGTCATAAAATCTGAAAACAATTTGCACATCTTGCTCCTGTGTTGAATTCTCTAATGATTGATTTTGCTTTTAACTTTTCATTGTTTTAAGGGTGCACCGATATGCTCTCACTATGCGCAAAATGGGATATGTAAATTTGGTCCTTCCTGCAAGTTTGACCATCCAATGGGAGCACTTAGTTATAGTCCATCTGCATCTTCACTTGCTGATATGCCTGTTGCACCATACCCGGTTGGATCTTCTATCGGGACTTTGGCTCCATCGTCATCGTCTTCAGACTTGAGGCCGGAACTTATTTCTGGATCTGGGAGCGAGGCATTCTCTACTCAGACGTCTTCCATGAGCACTTCAAGCGGTGCGGTTGGTTCAATATTTTCAAACACTGGTCCCGCTTCCCACTCGGGTGTTCAACCGTCCGGGCAGAGTTCGAGTGGAAGTAGTGGTAGCACTGGCCACGGAGGTGAGGTTCACTCATCAAGCTAAAACGATTGAGTGATTTGCATTTTTTCGTTGCTCAATGACCATGAAGTAGCGTTAAATTTTTGGTGCTAGTCCATTTCTAGGAAGCTTCTTCTCTTGGTCATCACAGTTTTTCACCACTCAGACATAGTTCACACGTAGTAGCTCTGTTCTGTTCATCTGTGTGTtcataaaatcattatatatggCAAATTTTCCATATCGAATAAGTGGAAGTTCTAGAAGATCccatccatccatccatcaACCCTCAATATAGCCCTCTCTGTAGCTAGCTTTTgaataacaacaacaaacaaacaaaacccGCCTTCCATTTAGGAGAATTTGCTTCCATTCCAAAATTTTGGACCCTGTTGTGCCTGCCTATTTATGTTGTAGTCTTTGCTCGGAACAAGAAACAAACGATTGTTCCTACACCATTGTCCTTTCGAAAATCGACTCTCTTCCCGTCTATCTAGTCCTTTTTGAACTCGGGACTTGGGAGCAAGCTTCCATCTTGACATTCTACTTAATTTTAAAGTCTCCTCGTTCCCCCTTTTTAGCTGGGGCATTGTTGTGGCAGATGAAAACTGCAAGGCAATTAAATGCCTCCGCCGTTTATGGATAAGATTCATACTTATGTTGTGTATGTGAATTTCTTTGGCAACTTTATCACGGTATACAACAGATTTATCTATCGAAAACCTTAAACTTTGTAATAAATGCTTCTTGTTTCTCCCGCTTATTGTTACATGCTTCTCATGATTATTGCTTTATGGTGCTGTGAACGTTGATCGTTGAGTTAGGTAAGGTCAATGCTTCTCTTAGATTTTGTTTATCTTTCCCGTTATAgcatatagtttttttttttttttttttttttttgaaagccgtTATAgcatatagtttttttttttttttttaattttttttgtatatttttttttttttttttaattttttttgtatatttttttttttttttttaattttttttgtatatttttttttttttttttaattttttttgtatatttttttttttttttttaattttttttgtatatttttttttttttttttaattttttttgtatatttttttttttttttttaattttttttgtatatttttttttttttttttaattttttttgtatatttttttttttttttttaattttttttgtatatttttttttttttttttaattttttttgtatatttttttttttttttttaattttttttgtatatttttttttttttttttaattttttttgtatatttttttttttttttttaattttttttgtatatttttttttttttttttaattttttttgtatatttttttttttttttttaattttttttgtatatttttttttttttttttaattttttttgtatatttttttttttttttttttagcttctAGGAAAGAAGACATTTTCTTCTTGTTTAACCTTAAAAACATTCTTTACCTGTGTCTCTCTTATGGAACAACGTTTAGTTTAGGTTATATTACATAAATCTTTTCTTTTGAATGTGAACATTGAAATGTTATTTGCGAGAACTTGAGACctcattttaaataatttgagatTCTTATTAGGAATTCATTTTTTTGGGGTTACTTTTCTGAAGATTTTATTCCTCCAAAATTCTTAGAGAATGGGAAATTTTAAGAATgtaaaattactttaaaatgttcattGTTACATTGGGGttgttttttctattttttgtatTCCGAAATTGATTCTTTTTATGTAGGTAATAGGAAATACTGGTAAATTACAAGTTTTTGGTAGCCATAATGGCATAATCTgctctttattttctctatattagtttattttattattattattcttttttattaaaggGGAATGTTAAGTATATATGTAgttattttgttgtttgttaatttttcttatttttaggaATATTACTTtcaggcaatttatatcgtggattgTGGACCCTggatgatttttaaattttaatggaCTCACAATTTCCCATTTATCATGTTTATACACATGTTTATACAcagttaataatatatttcaggtacagaattcatactcttaaggtaCAGAAAAACGTAACATAAGACACAGAGACTGACTAAGCACATATACATGATATATATTTACTTCTCTAACacaatatataaattcataacacaagacacaataTGTTGCATGTTACacaactattaatttatttcaggTACATAATCAATATTCTTAAGGTATAGAAATTTATAACTCAAGACACAAACTCACAATGTAAGACACATACACGTTATACATTTACTCATTTTACACAGTTACTAATTTTGTTTTGGGTACAAAAATTGGTACTTTTAATGTACAAAATTtgataacacaagacacatacatatacacatgttatatagtCGCTTGTTTTCAAGTATAATTTAGGTAgaaaatttatgttttatatgcacataatttcacaacacaatgCATAaaatcataacataagacacaatatGGTGTGTGCTACATAACCTACTAATTTGTTCTAGGTGCAAAATTCACTTTTAAGATATAGAATTAGGTAACATAAGGCACATAAATTGATAACGCAAGACATATAcacacattttaaaataataataaaaaactaaCTTGAATTGAACAACAAATGGTCACccatcaaaattaaaatgcaaaaattaCGTCATTTAGAACCACGGTTCACTATAACTATTGTTATTTTCAGGGATAGATGAGCCCCTGGTATTTTAGAATTTAGATCATTTTTTAGTTTATAGAAATAACTTTTcgttaaacaattaatttttccTTATTTAAGTATaacttcaaaaaatattttatggtgCTGGTTGTAGTCAGGATCATAACGTATTTTACATTATTGTAccaaatataattgaaaatcaTTACTAATAGGCAATATCTCATATGAAACTAtctcaataatatttatttgtaaGGAGAGTTgagtccccccccccccccccccttttttttttaaataagtattacaccttcttttttttcataagtattatagTTTTTCTCACAAGTAACTCtctaatccttaaaaaaaagtattatatttttattcaaaattatcacattttccttaataaatattacattttttcttataagtaataatcaatttatccattatttgtattatactttccttcataagtattacattttctgtAATAATccattaatttatttgattagtattacatttttctcctAAGTATCTCtttaattcttaaatattatattttgatttaaaagtattacatgttttcttcataagtaacaattaatttatctttgattagtattatattttctatcataaatattacagtacatttttatttgaattcaaCTAGTCTCACGAAAAAAGATTAGAAGGTCTTACAGGAGATTCACTCTTACTAATAATATTAGGTATAATTATGTATGGTATATGGtataattgatatatattgtGGATTTTTTCTATAATTTAAATAAGGCAAAAGGGTCATATACCTCCATTATTTGGTAAGATAAAGGTTCAATTGGGCATTTtaactgaaaaaaataaaacaattctCATTATTTTTGCAGGTTGAGCTCCAGTAGTAGTCACTTAAATTTGCTTATATGTAGTTATAAAGggaagaattaaaattatattgtttggtaggGAGGAATAAAATAATTGGGAATGAGAAGGgaagaagtaatatatatatatatatttaatgcaaCTTACTCTATTACATTTTAGTATCTATTtatctatattttctcaacctgttaAAGCACTAAGAGTCCTTCGTACACTTAGTTATCCAACCCTTATAACATATGAAATgaaattagtatttttataaGTACTTTTTCAATCTCATATATAACATAAAGGTTACAAAGCCACTCGTCCCTTTTAATCCCTGTGGCCCTTTATCATTtcttatacatatattattataaaagtaaGTTCCCTTCTTTTTCGCCTTCCTTCATTCTCTGCCTGGGAAGAGCCCCTGATAAGATAGATCTTTACCCGGTAGAGCTCTAACTAATAGagagaaaaaagtaaaatgaaGTATGAAGGTATAGTATTCCTACTATAGCAAGGTCAATACCGTTCTCAACCTGTTAAAGCACTAAGAGCCAAGGTCAATACCGCAtccactttctcaacctgttgaagcacaaagagtcaataccaccTCCACCGagactcaatctcatgacctcccatacgggagagtcactacatgccatatGAGCACAAGgtaatattaaaatgtacttgtgtaataataataataataataataataataataaagggcaatttagtcatttttttattttattttctttccgGCTAATGCCAAATTGCAATTCCCATGGGGGAGTATGAATTCCAATTCCACAAAAGAACAGAaatgcaattccctccaaccaaacaatgtagtttcACGTACTAGCTTAGCCAAACAATTACATTGCAAAAGAATTtcaatgtaccaaataggctGTAAAAGTTTAAAgatcaaattttacttttaactaTTATAACATTGAtgcatttagtcatattctttcaATTTTGTCACATTACATTCCTGATTTAGCTTACATCTGTTTGTCATTAATcatcttaaaattttgtttttccattattatttaataaatatgacaaacatttaattaaatcattcaattAAAAGAGTTTACAATGCGAGAGAAAGATAAATTTCATGTTAGGCAATAAACTCGAatgataaaattacatgttaattAAATGACGATGATAAATATTTAAACGAAAGATTAATTGTGACagataaaaaaaagttaagaatataatagggcaacattaaaaaaatatgattaaatatgATAATGTCACAATAGTCGATGATTAAAATTGATAGAAACAAATTTTGTTTGGTTGTTCTCTTTTAAAAAGTAGGTGTCACATCTAATTGGCATTAAAAATTGGGACAAGGTGGTATGTcgtttatattaaataattaaaatagtatGTAGTAGAGGTAGTGATGTTGACAAAGAAATCTTGGAGCAACGTCATCTTTATCGTACGTTGAATTGGTCATAGCTTGCTCGGTCTGCCCTGCCCAAAACCAATGCTTGAGAGGTCCTGGGATTGTGTCTCCCTGTTTAATGTAATCACACTAATCTATATATGCTTTCAACTCTCATTTCAAACCTCATCATAACTTTAAAAATGTAATGAaaattgtctttaaaaaaaaaattatttagctTAAGTTTCTAGTTTTGCTAGACTATATATCATGGACTAAATTCACTTCGCCTCCTTAGACtcataaaaagataaattgagtgaaaagcaaaagaaaaataaaatgtaatacgaGTTAATCCAAATAGATACAACGTTGATTAAGCTAGAGGGATTGAAGGAAGCATGATCAAATTATGCCATACTTTTTGTGAAGGTGAAGGAagaattatcaaattaaactatgCCATATTTTGCGTGAAGATAATAAAAGTGTAGATTATTTGACTAATTTAGGATCATTTTAAATAAGTTGTTGATGAAAGTCTTGAAAATCAACTTCTTTTAGGTGCGACGATGAGATAGgagcatttattattattatagcatTCCCATCAATGTATTTTTCATGAACTTTTGCAAAACAAAAATCACCaaataagtttttaaaatatGTGTGGGGATGattttatagtgaatttttctCTTGCAAGTTGCGTTTTTATGGGCCCCACTGCCGAGAAAAATGGAGAAGGCATGtcaattgttatgccatggaccagagtctatgttcacaattttagaactctatattcacaattacaaagttctatattcacaatttcataactctatattcaacattgtaacacaatttttgaatccaTATaccaaaattgtgaatatagagttcaaaaattgtgaatattgcgtaatgtaattttatatattgagatcTTTGTGGATAtatagttctaaaattgtgaacatgaacccgaatccacattgcaaggtggaccagaGTTCATAGCATAATTTTGCTTGGGTCGCGCGTTTGGGCTACATTTGCGCCCAGCTGGGTGCGTGCAATACACGTGCCAGCAGCTTGGCACGTTATTGTTCAttgttatgttttatttttattttttgtcagatttctgttttttttttctctacccTCCGACTTGGACATGTAAAAACCAAGAAAAATCCATCACTAATGAATAtactcttattatttttaatttgattatagattatagatttcCTTAATTTGGGTATCCCTTCGATTTTGTTTAGTTGGGTTGTctttctttgacttgtttggtatggaatgaaaataaaatattgtccaAACTCTTTGGTTCAAACAGTATTTGAGACGAGATCAAAACTCAACAAAGATTATGTCCAAAATAAAAGTTTTCGTAGCTTGTGCCCACCCACATTTGACTCTATCGAATTAGGCCGGGGTTGAGGATTCAACATTTTAGGGCAAGAAAACACAATACTGGCCTGGTTGAAGatataattaagcaattaaGTTACATCCCACaatgaaagaaaatgaaatggaTGTTCATCATGCACTAAGCTAATTAACACCAAAAATACCAATGATCTCATTAATTAGGATATAGGAAATGGATACGAGATTCTAGCTTTCTTCCATATATCAACACTGAAACACCTCTGATCTGATCTATCTTAGAAAAGATTAGAGTAGCCAAAATCAGCCACATTATCAGGCAGAAGAAACGAGAATCTTGGCGACGACGATGAATCTCCTCCACCCATTCCATCAAAGCTCGACGACGGCGACGATGAACTCCCCATGCATGCATTCCCCACCTCCACTATAGTGCGCTTATTAGTGGCGGCGATCATCGCCTCCAGCTCCCATGGCTCCTCCCCTTCCAATTCCCACCACAATCTCTCCCCAATAATCCCATCATAGCACGACGGGTTTCCGCGtaacgccgccgccgccgtttgACCGCTGTCGTTTCCCTTCTCTTTCTCTGTCGGAATAAAAACATTCTTGTCCCCGTTGGTTTCTCGGGAAGGAGGGTTCAAGCAGCTATGCGGCACTACACAATCCAAGTACCCAGAATTCTCTTCCTTAtcagagaaaaagaaagggtTTTCACCATCATTTAAGGACGGAGAATTTTGATGAGGTTGTTTGTCAACTGGCGAGTCCTGGAAATTAGGGTTTTGCAGGGGAAGAGGAGAATTATTAGGGAATAATAAGGTTTTTGTGGTGGTGGTGAAGTCGTGAGAGTAGATAAAGTTGGTTCTTGTTTGGGTGCCCTTCATGGAAAGGGCAGCCCTATCATAGGCCAAGGCGGCTTCTTGGGCAGTATCGAAGGTTCCAAGCCAATGCCTCTCCTTGGTGAGTGGGTCTCGGATTTCGGCGGCGTATCGGCCCCAAGGCCGCCGCCGGACACCCAAGAACCGCCCTGGCTCCGCCGCCGCCTGTCGGCGCCGCCCACGCTTCTCGGTGGGCTGCGACATCAGGGAAGTGTTGCGTTGGAGCCAAGTGTATCCTGTGGGTGTACGGATGGGCTCAAACAGGCTAAACTGATgctctgatgatgatgatgacgacaTTATTGTAGTAAttagaaatcaaaattattggatatataataaatatgaataaattgggaaaggatttttttttgggaggggaTTTTGTTGAGGGAATGGAGAGGGGAAAATTAAAGCAAGAGAGTAAGATGAGAAGTGATGAGAAAGAATGAGGGGTGAAGGCATGGGTTTTAAAGGGTGTGGATGATGAATTGAAGAAGGGGAATGGACAGTGATGTTGTCATTCATCGATGGACTTgccctttttttcttctccaaccacTTTTAAATATAATCTTTCTTGAAAAAGtgaataatattttagtgtCTTTTCctattgctattttttttttttttagaataattccTATTGCTATATATAGTTTTAagtaaaaaatgattaattttgaGGATGGTACTTTTTGTCTTTCAATCACTTTCAACTTATCAATCTAgttgtttcttttaattttaatttttttttttacaaatttaattatttaatcatcTGTCATTCAACTAAATTGAGAAAGACTAGTTTGGTCAAAATCCCTGTTTACTACTCAGGTTTTCAGTGGGGTTCAAATCTTAACTAGCCGCTGAAAGGATGACTAAATATTGAAGTTGAGTAAAATTGAAAAACGTAATAGTAAAGATACAAAAATTAACTCTTACTAAGAAAGATCGAGTTAATTTTTATGTTATTGAGACAACTCCATCCAAATTAATCAGACAGTTAATTTGGTAATTACATATTTGGCCTACTTGATTTTAATTGGTCAACTATCTACGACCTAGACTGATTTACCTCTTTTGCTGGTCAAGGTCACAAGGCGGGTTTCACCTAAAGTGCACTTTCGAGTAGCCTGCAACTACTACATACCTTTCATAAGTCAAAGTTAACTTTAGTTagagattaaaataatatactaaatcttaattaaattgaaatagaCTAATAGCGTTGAAAACTTTATCAATGTTGAAAGAGGGGAACAAAAGTAGTAGGAATTggaataacatatataattaatcgGAAATAGAGAATAAGGACATGGATTTTTGGCTGCATATTTCTAGGAAGTCTCAAACATTTGAAATTTGGGTGTAACATTTGttgatgataatgataatgtaCACACACATGTTTTTTCCGGATTCTATGCAAAATAAATCCACCAAGTATTCTTATCTTGTTGTCTTGTTGTAGATGATTTTTAAGGGAGGAGTTATAGGACAATTACTACTTGCCAAATTGGTTCTTCTTgtgattattaaaatttagtACAATAATTAGAGGTGGGCTAGTTTTTACTATTCAatgttattataaaataaattagttaaatatCTCAAATTCTGCGATTCACTAAATGACTAATGAAAAATGTAGTAAAATTATAACAAGACATGACTAATAGAAATAGTTAATATATCTAGAacaataaaaaaacaattgaaaagAATTTCTGAATATATAAGaatgtgaatataatgtataaattattatatttaacaatattatttACCATTTAGAGATAGGGGTGATCAGAGAAGTGTTATTATGACTATGTTTGGTAGAGTTTTCTTTAGCttaacttataacttattttaatttacaaagagttaattctaacaatggtcctccgactatgttgatttgacaaaattagtccccgacttttaatttggataattagaggttaaaaaaattgaagaaaggtAAAATCATAAAAGTTTGTTAGTgtacaaaattaaaagtgaatgcAATGTAGAATTTATTGTTAGGTTGTGGCTTGGAAAGTCGAGTTCAATATCCGATCCTGTTATCAAAACATGACATTGACCATGAcattagtataaataaataaagttatatatatatatatatatatatatatatatatatatatatatatatatgtagaacTCAGACTCCCCAAGCTTTTCCTTGCAATTGTAATATATAACCTTTAGGTTAATTcttgtatatacaaaaattaagaattagCAACTGTCTAAGTCTCAGTTTGTTAGTGATCTCACTGGTAGATGTTCAAGGTAGGCTCAAATAATTGATTGCATTCATTATCGACAGACCAATTAGGATTCCTATCGTCATTTCACCTTTGTTTCAAAAGAACTCATTGATTCACCCCAATAGACAAGAGCAGTAGACCCCATCTCTGGTCAAGATAGGTCAACGGTACACCCCAAATTCATGTGTTTAGGTCGTTTAGTAGATGTTTTATTATATGACCTTAACTAAAAATCTCATAAGTACTT includes:
- the LOC116002221 gene encoding zinc finger CCCH domain-containing protein 58-like, translated to MERYSGTQVMEGGAPVDPVAEWTTPVGETGLEEPMWRLSLAGGTESYPERPNEADCMYYLKTGFCGYGARCRFNHPRDRNLAVRAMRPTGGEYPERVGQPVCQYYMRTGMCKFGASCKYHHPRQGGGSQAPVALNAYGYPLRPGEKECSYYVKTGHCKFGVSCKFHHPLPVGEQMPLPTAGPGPLLPPTAVAAPGIFPTVQSPSVQSSQQYGVMPGNWPISRPGMLPGSYIPGAYSPMLLPPGMVAVPGGWTPYPAPVNPVASPSTQPAGPGPVYGLTQLAPSAPPYSAGAYMSVGSSAGPSGGNQKEHAYPQRPGQPECQHYMKTGECKFGSSCRYHHPLEFSETKTNFLLSLMGLPLRPGAPICSHYAQNGICKFGPSCKFDHPMGALSYSPSASSLADMPVAPYPVGSSIGTLAPSSSSSDLRPELISGSGSEAFSTQTSSMSTSSGAVGSIFSNTGPASHSGVQPSGQSSSGSSGSTGHGGEVHSSS
- the LOC116001390 gene encoding ethylene-responsive transcription factor ERF086-like; amino-acid sequence: MSSSSSSEHQFSLFEPIRTPTGYTWLQRNTSLMSQPTEKRGRRRQAAAEPGRFLGVRRRPWGRYAAEIRDPLTKERHWLGTFDTAQEAALAYDRAALSMKGTQTRTNFIYSHDFTTTTKTLLFPNNSPLPLQNPNFQDSPVDKQPHQNSPSLNDGENPFFFSDKEENSGYLDCVVPHSCLNPPSRETNGDKNVFIPTEKEKGNDSGQTAAAALRGNPSCYDGIIGERLWWELEGEEPWELEAMIAATNKRTIVEVGNACMGSSSSPSSSFDGMGGGDSSSSPRFSFLLPDNVADFGYSNLF